From the genome of Anomalospiza imberbis isolate Cuckoo-Finch-1a 21T00152 chromosome 18, ASM3175350v1, whole genome shotgun sequence:
GGCATCACGCCCCTGGGATGCTGGCGTCAGTCCCTGCAAATTACCTGGcattaaaaccagcaaaaagcagttccaaatgcattttcctttggctgctgtgggttttgttttgcaaagCCCTGTTGCTGCTCACCACCACTGCTCACCTCTCCGCTGTCTGCCAGCGCCTCTCCCACCAGAAGTCAGCAGTCCAAGTACTCAGAGATGCTCCATGTTTATGGCAAATAATCAGATGTCTGATAAGGTGTGATAACATGCTGCTATGCGAGCTCTACATCCAGCATTGTACTGAGATAGCGCCATGTCATGCTGTGTTTGCTCTGGGCTCTGGTCACCTCATCCCCAGCGCACGCGTGGTGACGTGCCCTGGATTGAGCTGCTCAACAGAACCATAAAGTCCAGGTTCAAGAAAGAAGCTCCTCCTCTCCCACGTTGGGCAGGTCATTGCATTTCAGGTTATCTTCACTGCCTTGTTTCCtgttttcaaaggaaataaaacagctgCTGAGTGACtcagaagaagggaaaggaggcaATGAGACGCCAGTTtctgccccttccctgccaTGGGATCTTTGGGACGCTAAGCATGTGTCATCTCTCCCCATGTAACTGGCTGGAAGTGCCATAAAAAGATGTTTTTCATCTCATCAGAACAGCAGGATATTCCATGTCACAAAAATCACATAAAGCAGTTACAGATCAGACAGGTGGGGTGTGAGTGTTGCAGTCATGGCCCCCATTAAAGTTTCAAAGCCCAACTATTTAATTTCTCCTCCAGAGCATCAGAAAAAGCTGCAAATGTCTTTTTGGGGCCGAGGTGAGGTGATGACACTTACGGCAGCAGGTTCCCAGAGGAAGACAATGACCGCTCCTCCCTCTTGCTCCCCTCAAACGGGTTCCCAAAGGATCGCTTCCGGATCATCGTTTTAACCAAGATCTGCAAAACCAGAATGCAGTTCATTGGGGTGCTTTTCCTTCATTCAAGAGCAACAGGAACATCCAACTTGCATGCccaagtaattaaaaaaactaGGGAAAAACAGGTCGAAGTTCTCTATTAATAGAAATCAGAAGGAAGCATCTTTGCAAGTCTCCAGCTGTTTAATACAGGGGCTGTATCCTCATCTGAAACCCTTGCAGGTGAGAGCCACACTAGGTATAAGAGGctggaaaggaaagcaaagccaACTCTGGGAGGTTTCTTTCCTCTCCAGAAGTAGGTTTTACTGATTACTGCATCCAGCACCTGCAAATTCCCAGTCCTCCATGATTACCTGGCAAAATAATTCActggaaagggagaggggaaggaacTGGCACAATTTTACCTTAATGTTCATCTGAAACCAAACTGAAAGCTGGCCATTTGTCCAGCTTTGGCTGCAAAACACAAAGTTACAAATCAGAGACTGGTGGGAACAGAGATGTGTCAGGATTCTTCCCTGGCATCCCTCAGCTTGTTTTGCTGGTGGGAGCAGACATCAAGGTGAGCAGCACTGGACCCTGCCTCAGCAGGGGCATCCCTGAGAGCCCCTGACTTCATTTGATATTGCTTCTCATCCCTCTGTGCCTCATTTATCTGCTCACCAGGGCACACAGAGAGCCATTCTGTGTCTGAAGGCGAGGGTGTTTTAAGAGTCAAAGCCACGTGAGTGAATCTCACACTGGAGCGTCAATGCCTGCACTTGGCTGCACAAAGATCAGGCACCAGAGGGTAATTTTGAAGATcaaatgcaaatgtgaaaatACCACATTTGCCTGGAGGCAGTGTGTTATCTGACAGTCAAAGAGGTGCAGTAAAATCTGATTTGCCTTGAACTGTACTGAACACACCTGGATTTcaacagggctgggagcactgaTCAAGTCCCCTCTGAACAGGAAAAAGGGGGTAAACCCTTCATCAATGGTGATGTCTTTAGATCAACATCTGCTTTTTCAGCCTGAGCAGCACAAGGTGCATTTGCATGTTCACATATTTGTGGCCAGTGAGATTTCTGCAGGGCATCCAAAAGGGAGAGAGCTCCAGAAATTAGGCCAGATGTGGTCACAGCTATGAGATGGAAAAGGGGCTTCAAAGGGAAACCTGTTCTTCAAAAAAATCACAGCCTGGGCGCCTACAGGCAGATAACACCAGGCCAGGGAACTGTGAATGGTCGTTCAGTGCTTCTCCTAATACAAGGGCTGGTGGCACCCAAAGAAATCATTAGGTTCAAAACCACAAAGGATTTCACTTTCTACACATGACAGGGTTACAATGTGGTTCTCACCACCACAGTGGGTTGCAGAGAATAAAAATATGAGCTTGATAAGAGATGAGATGAAGTCACCAAGAATAGCTCCAGGCGGGGGCTGATGCAAGTCGTGGCCCAGATAAGATCTCCATCCTAGGaacctcccacagcccctggctgGACAGGCAGAACAGGGCAGGAGCTCCTTGTGCCTGGCCAAAATACCTTCTTCTGGCCACAGGCAGGTTCTGGATCAGATGCTCTTTTGCCTTGAGCAAATACAGTGATATTTAGGCAGCCAGCCCAAGCGTGAAGACCATCAACCCAATGACAGTTACATTTGAAACTGCTCTAAAATATTCCCCTGCACTGTGGGGTATGGCCATGTCCAGTGAGCTGCTGAGACCCTGAGACAACCAAGTGTCTTGCAGCACTTGTTTCCAAGAGAGGGAAGGTCTTTGCTCTAATCCTGCCCAATGCTTTTGCCCTTCAGCAGTGAACTCCAGCTGCTCAGGGCCACCCCAGAAGGCAGCGTGGACCCCACTGTGCATCCACAGGCCATCAACTCCTTTGTACTCACCACGGTGGCCAGGCTGGGGATGTGCTTGACTGAATTCTCCACTTCCTCCTCCGTTACCTCAATGAGGGTGCAGTTCTCATCCTCCGTGGGCAGCAGCTCCGCTCCGTTCTTGGTGACCCAAGGGTGCAACTTCAATTAATAACACAGCCTGTCACGAACGATTTCCTCTTTTTCATAACTCAAACAACACAAGCCTGGCAAACGCATCTCCTTGTCCAAGCTATGGCCCCTACGTGCTCCTGAAAtgccagggagcagggcagggctgtgccatgTCACTGGTGAGCCAGCTCACCTGGGTGCCAGCAGGCACTGCACAGCCCGGAGCAGAAAATGCTGTGGTGTGGCTTGTCCAGAGCCAGCGCTGGCCCCAGCTACACAACCAAGCCATAACCTTGGTGACCTACAGCACTGGGCATCTCTGAGCTTTAGGGAAGGAGACCTATCTTCACTCTCATCTTATGGATGAGACAGCACTAGGAGGCAGGAGAGATTTATTCCAGTCCACACATATGAGCAGCAGTGATGGGGAGACCCACTGAGCCCTCGTCCTGGACCTGGTTTAATCCATGACTGAAGGCAGAACCCCTGTTTCTCCTTGCCCACACACCTGGTGACTTGGtcggctgcaggaggagcacaaaaGGTTCCGCAATTCCCCCGCAATCCTTTCCCCCTACCTTGGTCTCCATTCTCTCAGCTTCTCGCCCCTTCCAGGCTCCCGCAGGGGCGAAGGACCAGAAATCTCCTGCGAAAGGCTGTTGCACAGTACTTTCCTGGTAGCAGAGGAAATACTGTACTCAGGGGATTTCCTTTTGCCTGCGACTTCTATAGGCACCAAAGGTCCCAAAGCTGAGCAGGTCCcggagcaggggaaggagctgggactTACCTGCCCAGgggccctgggcacagggggaggACCTAGCCTGGCGCGATCAAACTGACTCCCAAAAAAAGCCAAGCAAGGAGAACCCAACAGAAGTGAAGCCACAGCCAGCACCAGGAAGCTGGGTCAGTACCTTGATTTCTGGGACCGAAATCCTAGATTCAGGATTTTTATCCAACATCCGTGTAATCAAATCCTTCAAGAAGTCTGTAACTTCTGGCCTGTggaaagaagaagggagagatgAGATGGGGAAAGAGATGGGTGCTGCCTCTGTTCTTCACCTCAGTGCCAGCTACTATGAGCCTTCTAAGCAGAGGAGCTGGACTCCAGCCCCAACAGGGAGGCAGCTCTGGGTTCTTGTACACCCCCTCCTCTCCAAACCcccaggaaaagcaaaatattccCTTTTGAGGCAATGTGAAGTGTGATCCCACATttacagggcagggagagaccAACTCAAAGCCTGAATTTTGGAAAACCACAGAAGAGCAGGGCCAGCCCTACCCAGGCAGTGCTTGAGAAACAACTCAAATGAGCTGTAAAATAAGGATTGatgggttgtttttgtttttgagtACTTACTGGTCTGGGAACTCCAACGTTTGGGTCTTGATTTTATTGTGTAAACTCAAGATCCTTTCATCCATAAAAGGGCACTACcacaaagaaaaagagcaaTGAGGAAAGCAACAATTTTTGTTAAGAGGCAGCAGTGAGGCAGTCAGATGAGCACCAGGATCTCACAGGGTATGAAGGAGAGCAAAGAGCCAGTTACAGGGAAATTGCAGAAGATTTCCAATTATATCAATGTCTACTTTTAAACtcaatgaaaaaaacatttaaccAAAAATTACCAATTACTAAAATAACTCCTTTCCTAAAAAATCTGtccaaaaccaaaatttttTCTACTGGGGAAGAAGAGAAGCCCAGCCCTTTTGGCTGCACCCATCCCAGGGACAGGCAAAGGTTTCCCATTTCCATACACACATCCTCATCTCCACTCAACTCAACAGGGACACAAGGTGCCAGTCCCACTGCTTACCTGGAACATGGGAGgcacaaacaaacccccccaaacACCAACAGCACTGAAAAATCTGTCTCATTACCTGCCCAAACACGAAGCAGTACAGTGTGATCCCCATGGCCCAGACATCCAAAGCCTGCAGAGTGAAGAAAGCACAGTTAAATCTACAACAAGACTTCTGTTTGTGCAAGGTTAGTCCAGGACCATTCAAATTGCTATCAAATACCTTTCCAGAGAAGATTTTCCTGGTTTCTGAGAGAGTCTCTGGGGCCATGAAGGCAGGAGTGCCCACTGTGTTGGTTAAGAGGGCATCAGCTCCCTTGAACTCGTTGCTCACTCCGAAGTCAGCGATCTTGACATGCCCATCTTCCCCCACGAGGAGGTTGGAAGGTTTAATATCCCGATGGATTATCTTCTGATAGTGCACTGCAGCCAGAGGGACAATGagtggtgcagcagcagcactggtttgCAGCAAAGGAGCCACGAGGGCTCCGTGTGGCTCTTTCTGCTAACACCACAACCAGCCCCAGCTTTAAAAGCTCCTGTGCAGCATGAGCCACCAGAAATGGCACTGTACACCAGCAGAAAGGCCAGCTGCCggtgtttagaaaaaaaaaaataaaaaagaaagccCATCCTTTCCAGAGACACTTACAGTATTCAATGCCCTTGATCAGATCCTGGAAGTAGAACCGAGCCTGGTCCTCACTGAGAGGTTTCAAGGTTGGAATTTCCATCACAGGGCTGTGAAGGCAACAGAGAACAGAGTTCATTACCCACCTGGATGTGCTGAAACAGGGACTGAAGGCTTTGTCACTGGCTGTTGAGAGCACACAACCCCAAACACAAGTGCACAGTACACAGGGTGTACTCAGCTGTAACCAGGCCAGTGAAATGCTACTCAAACCTCAAGTCCCAACCATGAAATTCCCCAGCACCTCTGCAACCCATTCCCACGTTGGGTGGCCAAGTTCTGCCACCCACAAACCCATCTCATGTTCAAGTGTTAGTAGGATTAAATCTGGAATTCAGTACTCACCCCTGCTTCACCAGCTCAAACACTGCAACACAAAAGAGAAGGTGATTACAGATCACTTACAGGGTATGGCTCCTGCAAGCACAGCCTCAGCACAAAAGCAATTATTTCAATgacaaaaattccaaaaataatatgttatttttaaaaaagagatgcTGTCTTATACAAGGCATGTGGCATTTGGgttgctcccgttttcagttAAGGGGAAGCTGCCAACTATCTTCTCAGTGTTGCAGCTTCAGCAACGTGAAGTGTCCTCCATGGCACACAAAAACCCTTGGTTTTGTTTGCCACCTAAAAGGCTGTGCCCACACCCTGGGCAAACCTCAGCCCTTGGCCATGAAGGCATCGCATGCTCCTCCACTAGTACAAGCTGAACATAAATGATAGAATAAAAAGCCTTCTTCAAAAGTTGTGTATTACCAACAACTGCAGTCTGCCAGGCAGGTTGGGATGTGGCTCATTTGTACCTTGGATAATTAACTCGTGCCTTTTTCCCAAAGCCAGAGAAATAAAACTGCTTTCTATCATTCCAGCTTCAAAGCTGACAACATCAATGCTGGTGCCTCTCATGGCAAAGCATGCCCTGGTGTCAAATTAATGCCAATAAAGCGCTATAAAGCACTCTTATCTCTGTTCACAACCCAGACTGCATCTCATTTGCTCCACTAGCACATCAGGCTATACCCACAGTGGAAGAGAgacccagccctgcacacagagctgctccaaaACACAGTGGGAACCTTTTTCCCCATCCCTCTGACACCCCAGGGCAGTGGGCAGTTACCCATGTACAGGTGATCCTCACTGGGGTCATCCAGGACCTGCCAAAAGAAGCAAAGAGGCAATTAAACAGTGCCAAGAAAGCCTTCAAATTAAGCATTGTGATATTTTATTTAGCAGCCATCTCAGTTCTGCACCATCTGCACCATCAGCACGGTCTGCTCATCTCTGAGCTTCTACCCACTAGAGTAGGGAAAAAGAGGACAGAGATGTAGCTGTACTTCAAGGAGgcaaatatttaaaacacacaggAA
Proteins encoded in this window:
- the CAMKK2 gene encoding calcium/calmodulin-dependent protein kinase kinase 2 yields the protein MASLIVVTEHDAAGSASEEEMDVPGTEGFGDGRKLHLSGRKLSLQERPQPARSPGHGDGATERFIYPSLPYSPVTSPHSSPRLPRRPTVESNRVSITGLQDCVQLNQYKLKDEIGKGSYGVVKLAYNEDDNTYYAMKVLSKKKLMRQAGFPRRPPPRGAKAASEGCLQPRGPIEQVYQEIAILKKLDHPNVVKLVEVLDDPSEDHLYMVFELVKQGPVMEIPTLKPLSEDQARFYFQDLIKGIEYLHYQKIIHRDIKPSNLLVGEDGHVKIADFGVSNEFKGADALLTNTVGTPAFMAPETLSETRKIFSGKALDVWAMGITLYCFVFGQCPFMDERILSLHNKIKTQTLEFPDQPEVTDFLKDLITRMLDKNPESRISVPEIKESTVQQPFAGDFWSFAPAGAWKGREAERMETKLHPWVTKNGAELLPTEDENCTLIEVTEEEVENSVKHIPSLATVILVKTMIRKRSFGNPFEGSKREERSLSSSGNLLPKQGSEDNLKCNDLPNVGEEELLS